The Arthrobacter sp. PM3 genome contains the following window.
TTGCACTTCGCGGAGCAGGTATCGGAGCCCGGGCAGGATGCTGCCCGCCCCGGTGCGGACCAGCCGGGCTACCCGGACGCCGACGATCCTGGCGCGTTTGGCCCACAACCGGGTCCGGAAAACGAAGCCCCGCGAGGGGCCAGGGCCGCCGGCATGCTGCGAGCCGTCCCCGCGGGGGCCGGGTTCGCCGGTTCCGGCGTCCGTGGACTCAGGCTCCTGCTTTATAGCCGACACCACGGACCGTCAATACAACTTCGGGGGCTTCCGGGTCGCGTTCGATCTTGGACCTCAGCCGCTGGACGTGGACGTTGACCAGCCGGGTGTCGGCGGCGTGCCGGTAGCCCCAGACCTGCTCCAGGAGCAGCTCCCGGGTGAAGACCTGCCACGGCTTGCGGGCCAGGGCAACGAGGAGGTCGAATTCGAGCGGCGTCAGGGAGATCCGGTCGTTGCCGCGGCTGACCAGGTGGCCGGCGACGTCGATCGTGACGTCGGCGATCCGCAGCGTTTCGGGCGCCTTCTGGTCACCCGGGCGGAGGCGTGCCCGGACCCGGGCGACGAGTTCAGCGGGCTTGAAGGGCTTGGGCACATAGTCATCGGCGCCCGATTCGAGGCCGCGGACGACGTCCGAGGTGTCCGCCTTCGCGGTCAGCATCACGATCGGCACGTCAGACTCGGCACGGATCTGCCGGCAGACCTCGATGCCGTCCATCCCCGGCAGCATGAGGTCGAGCAGGACGAGGTCCGGCTTGGCGGAGCGGAACACGTCCAGTGCCTGCCCGCCGTCGGCGCAAAAGACGGGCTCGAAGCCGTCGTTGCGCAGCACAATACCGATCATCTCGGCGAGCGCCTCGTCATCATCCACTACCAGAATGCGTGCCTTCATAGTTATATATTCCCCCATTGCCTTGGCTTTGTCGTATCGGGCGGCGCACCGGCATGGCGCCAACGGGCCCGCCACGGCCGCCCGGACCGGGCCGGCGGCCGGGAATGTTGTGACAATTGCCGCGTTGTCCTGCATGCTGTGGACAGGCCCCGCAAACCGGCCCGGACCCAGGAGGAACCGTGAACACCCCGATCTACGAACGCGCCCTGGGCAGGGACTTTGCCCGGCTGCAACCCGAACTCCAAGCCTACTTCTCCCTGGCGCCGGGCTCCGGCCACTACGGGGTGGGCGAAGGCGTGTTCGACGTCGTCGGCTGCCGCCAGGCCTGGCTGCGTCCCCTCCTGCGGCTCACCGCCGGCGAACAGGCCTTCTTTCCCGAGTACGGCGAGGGCATCCGTTTCCGGATCGAGAACCACGCCCACCTTGACCCCTTCGGCAGGTCCAGCCTGACCGCCCGGCGGGAAATCTTCTTCCCGGGGACCACCCGGCTGTTCCAGGACACCACCAGCCTTGACGGAGCGGGAGGCAGGTCCGGGCTCGTGGACTACGTCGGCCGGTTCCGGCGGCTCGTCACGGACCTCAACCTCAGCGTCACGCCGGAAGGCCGGCTCCGCGGCGTGTCCGAGGCCTCCCGGCTGTTCGCGGGACCCTTGCGGATTCCGCTGCCGGCGGCCCTGGACGCCAAGGCCTACGCCGAGCAGTGGTGGGAACCGGACAACGGCGGCCGGCACCGGATCCAGGTCAAGGTGATCCAGCCCCAGCTCGGCCTCGTGCTGGTGTACGCCGGCCGTTTCGACTACCGGCTCGAGCCCTACCCCGGCGGAGTCACGGCGCCCGGGCACCTGCCCGGCTACGCCCGGCCGGACCGCTGGGAGCGCCGGGTCTGACTAGCCCAGGGCGAGCTGGTTGAGCCCGTCCGCCACCTGGGTCAGCCTGGTCAGGACCGCCGTCGCCGCGGCCGGCGAATGCCGGGCCAGGCCGTCCGACGGGGTGACCCGCACAGCCCCCAGCGCCGAGGCCGGAAGACCCAGCTGCCGCCACGGCCGCCACACGGTGTCCACGACCTCGCCCACCCGTGGCAGCGCCGCGGGGTCGGTGACGTCGAGCGCGCCGGCCCACAGGCGTTTGCCGGCTTCCACCGCGGCCGCGAGCTGCTCCCACTGACGCGAGGTCAGGGCGCGCAGCGGCACGGCGATCCCGTCCGCACCCGCGGCCAGGATCCGCTCGAACGGGGCTTCGACCTCGGCGACTGCTACGACGGTCTCGGCGGCGCCCGCGGCGCGGATGGCGTCGATGACCAGCTGCCAGGACTCGGTGACTTCACTGCCGGGTACCGAGCGCAGCGTGCGGTAGCCGCTGGCGGTGGGGATGGTTCCGGCCAGCACGGACGCGATGTCCGGCTCGTCCAGCTGGACCGTGATCCGCGCACCGGGGGCTGCCGCAGCCACCCGTTTGAGGTAGCCTTCCACGCCCGCGGCGAGGGACGCGGCAATGTCCCGGCGGGCGCCGAAGTCGATCAGGGCCCGTTCGCCGTTGTGGAGGTGGAGTCCGGCGGCCAGGCTGAGCGGTCCGCGGAGCTGGATCTTGATGTCGTCCGCCGATACTTCCTCGGCGCCAATCACATCGGCCAGGATGTTGATGTCGGTGGACAGCGCCGATTTTGCCCGCAGCAGGTCCTTGCCGGGACGGTCCACCAGCCTCCAGCCGTGCGGCTGGACATCGACGGGGAGTTCCACGAGCAAGGAGGCGGACCGGCCCACAGCATCGGAGCCGACGCCGCGGTCAGGGAGCTCGGCCAGGAACGGCAGGTGCGGGCTGCCGAGCTCGCCGCGGATGATGCGGGCGGCCTCAGCCGGGTCGTCCCCGGGCCAGGGGCCCAGACCTGTGGCGGTGACCTGGCCGGAAGCGGAAGCCTCTGGTGCGGCCATGGCTACGCGTCGGCGGCGCGGACGGCGTCCGTCGCGCCGGCGGCCTGGACGGCGGCCTGGTGGTCCTCGGCGATGGCCTCGTGGTGGCGGATGACCTCGCCGATGATGAAGTTCAGGAACTTCTCGGCGAAGGCAGGGTCCAGGTGCGCCTCGGCGGCGAGGTGCCGCAGCCGCGCGATCTGCGCCGTTTCACGGCCCGGGTCCCCCGCGGGGAGCTGGTGCGCGGCCTTGAGGAAGCCCACCTTCTGCGTGGCCTTGAAGCGTTCGGCGAGGAGGAAGACGAGGGTGGCATCGATGTTGTCGATGCTGGAGCGGATCGACAACAGCTCCGCCATCACCGCGGGGTCCACGGAACCGGCCAGCGAACTGGCTGCCGGGTCGTAGGAATCGGTGTCAGGAAGATTGAGGTTCTGCTCGGTCATTGACCCAGTCTATTGGTACCTCAGCCAATGCTTTCTGCTGTTAAGCCCGGTTGCCGCCGGGGCGCGAGCCCCGGAACGGGACATGCCCGCCGTTCATTGCGAACGGCGGGCATGTCCCCTGCGCGGCGGCGCCGGCGGCACCCGCGGGCAGCTCGGACCGCGTCAGCTGTGGAGCACGGCCCGGAAGGCCTCGCGCCGGCGGGCCTGTTCGTCGGGGTCCGGAACGGGCAGCGAGGCGATGAGTTTCTTCGTGTAGTCGTGCTGAGGGTTGCCCATGACCTGGCTGCCGAGGCCCTGCTCCACCATCTTGCCCTTGTAGAGCACCCCGACCCAGGTGGAGAGCATGTCCACGACGGCGAGGTCGTGGCTGATGAAGAGGGCCGCGAAGCCGAACTCCTCCTGGATGTCCTTGAACAGTTCCAGCACCACGGCCTGCACGGACACGTCCAGGGCCGACGTCGGCTCATCGGCGATGAGCAGCTTGGGGTTCAGGATGAGCGCCCGCGCCAGGGAAGCGCGCTGGCGCTGCCCGCCGGAGAGTTCATGCGGAAACCGGTCAGCGAACGACGCCGGAAGCTGCACCGATTCGAGCAGCTCACCGACCCGTTTGCGCGCCTCGGCCGGGGAAGGGTTCGCGTGGATGAGCAGCGGTTCGGCCACGCAGTCGCCGATGGTCAGCTGCGGGTTGAACGAGGCTGCCGGGTCCTGGAACACGAAGCCGATCTCCTTGCGCAGCGGCTTGAAGGTCCGTTCCTTGAAGTTCAGCATTTCGTAGCCCAGCACCTTGAGGCTGCCGCCCGTGGTCCGGTTCAGCCCGGCGATGGCCCGGCCGATCGTGGTCTTGCCGGACCCGGACTCCCCCACCAGGCCGAAGACTTCGCCTTCGGACACTGTGAAGCTGACGCCGTCGACCGCTTTGAAGGCCGGGCTGCCCAGCCGGCCCGGGTACTCGATGGTCAGGTCTTTGGCCTCGACCAGCACCTTGCCGCCCTGGTGGGCGCGTTCGGTCATGCCCTCCGATGCGGAATTGCGGCCCAGGTGCGGGACGGCGGCGAGCAGCTTACGGGTGTAGTCCTCCTTGGGCTGGGCGAACAGCACCCGCGAGGTCGCTTCCTCCACGACGTCACCCTGGTACATGACCACCACGCGGTCGGCGAGGTCGGCGACCACGCCCATGTTGTGGGTGATCAGCACGATGGATGTCCCGTACTTGTCGCGCAGGTCCCGCAGCAGTTCCAGGATCTCGGCCTGGACCGTGACGTCCAGGGCCGTGGTCGGTTCGTCGGCCACGATAAGTCCCGGGTTCAGGGCCAGTGCGGCAGCAATGACGACGCGCTGCTTCTGGCCGCCCGAGAACTGGTGGGGGTAGTAGTTGACCCGGGTTTCCGGATCCGGGATGCCCACTTTCCGGAGGGCTTCGATGGCCCGCGCTTTCGCCTCCTTGGCCGAGACCTTGTTCCCGCTCGCGGCGTCGGCGTGCGCCCGGATGCCCTCGGCAATCTGCCAGCCGACGGTGTAGACCGGGTTGAGGGCGGTGGACGGTTCCTGGAACACCATGGCGACGTCGCGTCCGCGGATCTCCCGCAACTTGGCTTCGCTGACGCTAATGACGTTGTTGCCGTTGATCAGGACTGCGCCCTGGCTGGTCGCCGTCTCCGGCAGCAGGCCCAGGATGGTCTTGGCCGTCACGGTCTTGCCGGACCCGGATTCGCCCACAATGGCGACAACCTCGCCGGGGTTGACCTCGAGGCTGACGTCCTTGACGGCGTACACGTCCCCGGCGTCGGTGGCGAAGGTGACCTTGAGGCGGTCGATGTCCAGGACCGGGCCTGCGTCCCTGGCCGGCTTGTCAATGTTGGTGGTCATAGAACTCTCGATTCTGCTTCGAGTGCAGCCTGGGTGCCGGCGGTTGAATCGGGTCCGCCCTTGCCGGCGGCTGCCTTCCTGCGGCCCCGGAGGCGGGGATCGTTAAGGTCGTTGATGCTCTCGCCCACCAGGGTCAGTCCAAGGACGGTCAGGACGATCGCCGTACCGGGGTACACGCCCGTCCACCAGATGCCCGAGGAAGCATCCGCGATGGCCTTGTTGAGGTCGTAGCCCCATTCGGCAGCGGAGGACGGTTCGATGCCGAAGCCCAGGAAGCCGAGCCCGGCCAGGGTCAGGATCGCCTCCGAGGCATTCAGCGTGAAAATCAGCGGCAACGTGCGGGTGGCGTTCTTGAAGATGTGCCGGCCCATGATGCGGACGCTGGACGCACCCACCACCTTGGCAGACTCGACGTACGGCTCCGCCTTCAGCCGGATGGTCTCGGCCCGGATCACGCGGAAGTACTGCGGGACGAAGACGACCGAAATGGAGATGGAGCACGCAACGATGCCGCCCCAGAAACTGGACTGTCCATGATTGATGACGATCGACATCACGATGGCCAGCAGAAGGGACGGGAAAGCGTAGATCGCGTCGGCGATCACGACGAGCGCCCGGTCCAGCCAGCCGCCGAAGTAGCCGCTCAGCAGGCCGAGTGCGACGCCCAGGAAGATCGACATCACGACGGCCACGACGATCACGACAAACGCCGTCTGCGCGCCCCAGAGCACGCGGGAATAGACGTCATAGCCGGCCACGGTGGTTCCCCAGATGTGGGCCGGGCTGGGCGGAGCCTGGGCCGGGAACGTTCCGGCCGCGTCGCTGAGCTGGGCGAAGCCGTAGGGTGCGATCCACGGTGCCAGTGCCGCCGTCAGCAGGAAGACGACGGTCAGCACCAGGCCGGTGACGAGCATGCCGCGCTGCAGCCCGACGCTCGACCGAAAGTGCGAGATCACCGGCAGCCGGTACATGAGGGGCTGCTTGCGCCCGCTTACTGTGCTTGCATTCATGGCTAGTACCTCACTCGCGGGTCGATCAGGGCTGCGACGACGTCCACGATGAAGTTCGTGACGGCGACGATGACCGCCAGCAGCACGACAATGCCCTGGACGGCGACGAAGTCGCGGGCGTTCAGGTACTG
Protein-coding sequences here:
- the mtrA gene encoding MtrAB system response regulator MtrA, which encodes MKARILVVDDDEALAEMIGIVLRNDGFEPVFCADGGQALDVFRSAKPDLVLLDLMLPGMDGIEVCRQIRAESDVPIVMLTAKADTSDVVRGLESGADDYVPKPFKPAELVARVRARLRPGDQKAPETLRIADVTIDVAGHLVSRGNDRISLTPLEFDLLVALARKPWQVFTRELLLEQVWGYRHAADTRLVNVHVQRLRSKIERDPEAPEVVLTVRGVGYKAGA
- a CDS encoding DUF4166 domain-containing protein, with translation MNTPIYERALGRDFARLQPELQAYFSLAPGSGHYGVGEGVFDVVGCRQAWLRPLLRLTAGEQAFFPEYGEGIRFRIENHAHLDPFGRSSLTARREIFFPGTTRLFQDTTSLDGAGGRSGLVDYVGRFRRLVTDLNLSVTPEGRLRGVSEASRLFAGPLRIPLPAALDAKAYAEQWWEPDNGGRHRIQVKVIQPQLGLVLVYAGRFDYRLEPYPGGVTAPGHLPGYARPDRWERRV
- a CDS encoding chorismate mutase is translated as MTEQNLNLPDTDSYDPAASSLAGSVDPAVMAELLSIRSSIDNIDATLVFLLAERFKATQKVGFLKAAHQLPAGDPGRETAQIARLRHLAAEAHLDPAFAEKFLNFIIGEVIRHHEAIAEDHQAAVQAAGATDAVRAADA
- a CDS encoding ABC transporter permease is translated as MNASTVSGRKQPLMYRLPVISHFRSSVGLQRGMLVTGLVLTVVFLLTAALAPWIAPYGFAQLSDAAGTFPAQAPPSPAHIWGTTVAGYDVYSRVLWGAQTAFVVIVVAVVMSIFLGVALGLLSGYFGGWLDRALVVIADAIYAFPSLLLAIVMSIVINHGQSSFWGGIVACSISISVVFVPQYFRVIRAETIRLKAEPYVESAKVVGASSVRIMGRHIFKNATRTLPLIFTLNASEAILTLAGLGFLGFGIEPSSAAEWGYDLNKAIADASSGIWWTGVYPGTAIVLTVLGLTLVGESINDLNDPRLRGRRKAAAGKGGPDSTAGTQAALEAESRVL
- a CDS encoding ABC transporter ATP-binding protein → MTTNIDKPARDAGPVLDIDRLKVTFATDAGDVYAVKDVSLEVNPGEVVAIVGESGSGKTVTAKTILGLLPETATSQGAVLINGNNVISVSEAKLREIRGRDVAMVFQEPSTALNPVYTVGWQIAEGIRAHADAASGNKVSAKEAKARAIEALRKVGIPDPETRVNYYPHQFSGGQKQRVVIAAALALNPGLIVADEPTTALDVTVQAEILELLRDLRDKYGTSIVLITHNMGVVADLADRVVVMYQGDVVEEATSRVLFAQPKEDYTRKLLAAVPHLGRNSASEGMTERAHQGGKVLVEAKDLTIEYPGRLGSPAFKAVDGVSFTVSEGEVFGLVGESGSGKTTIGRAIAGLNRTTGGSLKVLGYEMLNFKERTFKPLRKEIGFVFQDPAASFNPQLTIGDCVAEPLLIHANPSPAEARKRVGELLESVQLPASFADRFPHELSGGQRQRASLARALILNPKLLIADEPTSALDVSVQAVVLELFKDIQEEFGFAALFISHDLAVVDMLSTWVGVLYKGKMVEQGLGSQVMGNPQHDYTKKLIASLPVPDPDEQARRREAFRAVLHS